From Piliocolobus tephrosceles isolate RC106 chromosome 16, ASM277652v3, whole genome shotgun sequence, the proteins below share one genomic window:
- the LOC111526560 gene encoding uncharacterized protein LOC111526560, whose protein sequence is MTARKGLASSSGGKGKRAAWEGKGRRCGAGARASGEKGVAERWIGRVQEDPSVRPFSRCSASQSPHLAFPLFCPGQEPQTLRHNSPAGAGGEATAKLSANFTVWWDHGYEVGPARGGGVRQTQVARPGPPASAPPASHPASFCRRLHSPASTTSMPRRTPPPVWWGRGGAQGLATRAKIGGGGGRALVPCAEREQFLHVLF, encoded by the exons ATGACCGCCCGCAAGGGGCTGGCGTCCTCCTCCGG AGGGAAAGGGAAGCGGGCAGcgtgggaggggaaggggaggaggtgcGGGGCTGGGGCGAGAGCGTCCGGAGAGAAAGGGGTGGCGGAGAGGTGGATAGGCCGGGTCCAGGAGGACCCCAGCGTGCGCCCTTTCTCTCGCTGCTCTGCTTCCCAGTCTCCCCACCTCGCCTTCCCTCTCTTCTGTCCCGGCCAGGAGCCCCAGACGCTGCGTCACAACTCCCCGGCTGGCGCGGGCGGGGAAGCAACTGCAAAACTTTCCGCAAACTTCACGGTGTGGTGGGACCACGGCTACGAGGTCGGGCCAGCCCGGGGCGGGGGCGTGCGGCAGACCCAGGTGGCCAGACCCGGGCCGCCAGCATCCGCCCCGCCGGCCAGCCATCCCGCCTCTTTCTGCCGACGTCTCCACAGCCCAGCATCCACTACCTCCATGCCGAGGAGGACCCCTCCCCCGGTCTGGTGGGGAAGGGGCggagcccagggcctggccacCAGGGCGAagattgggggagggggaggcagggcCCTTGTTCCTTGTGCGGAGCGCGAACAATTCTTGCACGTCTTGTTTTAG